The Mesorhizobium loti DNA segment GAGCGGCGGCATTGTCGCCGGCCCCATCCCGTCATTGGCGGCCTCGCCATCGACGAACAGCACCGGATTGGCGCCCGAGACGTCGACGCGCGAGGTGACGCCCGAAATGGTCAACGCCGACGCCTGCGCGCCGGACAGGAACGGCGCCTGGCGCACCAGCGCATGACCGCCCGAAACCCAGAAGGCGGCAAGGGCGGCGCCGATACCGACCATCCAGAAGATCGGCCCGCCGCGCACGGCCGGCGGCCGTTCCGCCGGCGGTTCCGGCTTGCGCAGCATGTCCATGCCCTCGATGGACGGCGTGACAATCAGGCGCGGCGGCGGTGAAACGCTTCCCACGGTAGGGGCAAGGCGCGGCATCACTTCATAGTCGGCATCGACGATATCGGCCGCTGGGCCGCGCATGATCCGGTCCACCACGGCAATTGCCGGGGCATCGGTCATGATTTCGCCGGAAACCGGGCGCGCGGTTCGTTCGTCAGCCATCATGGCCCCGTTATTGCGCGTGTTCGCTTTTCGTTTCTTTTGCGTAAACAAAAATGGTTAACGCTTCCCCACCGGAGCCCTCGTGACGCGCCGAAACAACCCAGGAATTAACCGCCGGTTAACCATGCCGGCCGATGGTCTTTTCGCAGAACAGGCAGGCCTAGAGCTGCCAGGAATTTCAGGTCGTCGAAATTGATTCGCTTCGAAAATGTCGGCCTCCGCTATGGCATGGGTCCGGAAATCCTCCGTGACATCTCCTTGCATATACCGGAGCGCTCCTTCCAGTTCCTGAGCGGACCTTCGGGCGCCGGCAAGACGACGCTGCTGCGCCTTCTGTTCATGTCGCTGAAGCCGACGCGTGGGCTGATCACCATTTTCGGCAAGGACCGCTCGCGCATCTCGCGCACCGAACTGCCGCATCTGCGGCGCCGCATCGGCGTGGTGTTCCAGGATTTTCGCCTGCTCGACCACATGACCACCTATGAGAATGTCGCGCTGCCGCTGCGCGTGCGCGGGCGCGAGGAAGCAAGCTACCGCACCGATGTCACCGAGTTGTTGAAATGGGTGGGGCTGGGCGAGCGCATGCATGTGCTGCCGCCGGTCCTGTCGGGCGGCGAGAAGCAGCGCGCCGCCATCGCCCGCGCCCTGATCGAGCAACCGGAGATCCTGCTGGCCGACGAACCGACCGGCAATGTCGATCCGCCGCTGGCGCGGCGCCTGCTCAGGTTGTTCATCGAACTCAATCGACTGGGCACCGCCGTGGTGATCGCCACCCACGACCTCGGCCTGATGGAACAGGTCGACGCACGCCGCATGATCCTGGCCGGCGGAAGGCTGGACATCTATGACTGACCTGTCCGCCGAACATCTTGAACAGCATGAGCAGGACGCCGAGGCGGCCGAGGCAAGGCCGCGCGCCCAGCGGCGTATGGCGCCGATCGTGCCGGCGCAGAACATCGCCGGCCGGGCGCTCGTCCTGGTCATTGCCATCATGACCTTCCTGTCCTGCCTGACCTTCGGCGCGGTGACGCTGGTGCGTGACACCGCTTCGGTCTGGGAGAACCAGATTTCGCGCGAGGCAACGATCCAGATCAAGCCGGCAGACGGCGTCGACATGGAAGCCGCCCTTGCCCAGGCCTCGCAGATCGCCGGCGAATTCCCCGGCGTGAAATCGACAAGGATCATCGACCGCGAGGCGACCGCGAGGCTGCTGGAGCCGTGGCTCGGTTCAGGCCTCAACATCGACGAGCTGCCGGTGCCGCGCCTGATCATCGTCACCATCGACGAGAACAGCCCGCCCGACTTCGCCGCCATGCGCGCCGCGATCACGCCGAAACTGCCAAGCGCCTCGCTCGATGATCACCGCACCTGGGTCGACCGGCTGGTGGCCATGGCCCGCACCACAGTGACCATCGGCATTGCCGTGCTGGCGCTGATGCTGTCGGCGACGGTGCTGACCGTGGTCTTCGCGACCCGCGGCGCCATGGCCGGCAATGGCCACATCATCGAGGTGCTGCATTTCGTCGGCGCCGAGGCGGCTTTCATTGCGCGCGAATTCCGCCGGCATTTCCTGGTCACCGGCATGAAGGGCGCGGCCGCCGGCGGCGCGGCGGCGGTCCTGGTCTTCATCGTCTTTTCCTGGTGGTCGTCGCGCAACATGGCGACGCCGCAGGCCGACCAGGCAACCGCTTTGTTCGGCAATTTCGCCATCGGTTCGGCGGGCTATCTCGGCGTTGTCCTGATGGTTCTGGTGATCGGCGCACTGACGGCGGCGACCTCGCATGCCACCGTCGTCGCCTATCTCAGCGACATCGACGTTCGCCAACCCGACGCATGAAAAAGGGGCATGCCTTGGCGAGGATGGAAGCAAAGTGATCACGGATGGAGAACCGGCGTAACGCAAATTGCGTCTTTTACCTACCAAAGGCCGCATTTCGGGATTAACCATATGGCTATGGACGTGCGGGATTCGACCGGGACGGTTGGACAGATGCCAGTGGTGGTTGCGCGTCTGCGCGACCATAGCGGGATTAGCCGTTTAAAGACCGCACTGCGGATATCCGCGCTTTCTCTTCTCGTCCTTGCAACGTTGTTTGCCGGCGGCTTCGGCTGGTTCGCCAACAAGGTTGCCCATCTGACCACGCCCGCCAATCCGCAGAAGGCTGATGCCATCATCGTGCTCACCGGCGGCCAGTCGCGCCTCGACGCCGCGATGGATCTGCTGGCGTCCGGCAAGGGCGAGCGGCTGTTGATCAGCGGCGTGCATCCTTCCGCCAGCCGTCGTCAGCTCCAGGTCGCGACCGGCGGCGACAAGAAATTGTTTTCCTGCTGCGTCGACATCGACCGCGCCGCGCTCGACACGATCGGCAATGCCGAGGAAAGCGCCAAATGGGTCGAAAGCCATGCCTACAGCACGGTGATCCTCGTCACCAACAACTATCACATGCCGCGCAGCCTGCTGGAAATGGGCCGGCTGCTGCATGGCGCCAAGCTGGAGCCCTATCCAGTGGTCAATTCCAACCTCGACAATGGCGGCTGGCTGACCAAGCCACGGGCGTTGCGTGTGCTGTTCACCGAATACACCAAATATCTGCTGGCGCTGGCGCGCGGCATCGTGCCGGTGAAGCAGACGCCCGACGGCGTCGCGCTGGCCGAGACCGCGGCCGGCGGCTGATCCAGATATCAGTCCTTGGCGGCAGCGCCTGACATCCCCTTGAGACGCGCAACCTCCTGTTCGAGTTGCTGAATGCGTCTGTCCCGCTCGCCAAGCGCTGCGGCCACGTCAGCCGCCTCGAAGCGCTGCGGGATGTGTTGCGGGCAGTTGGAATCCCAGGCCGAGACCGTGAACAGGATGACCTGTTCTGGACGTGCCTTGTAATCTTGCGGCATCAGCTTCGCCATCAACTCGGCATCGCCTTCGACGACGCGCGCCGTACCCCAGATCTTGATGCGCTGGCGCAGCATGTAGTCGATCAGGAACAGGAAGGCGCGTGGATTGTCCGCCAGATTGCCCTGCGTGATGAACTGCCTGTTGCCGGAAAAATCCGCGAAGCCGATCGTCTTTTCGTCCAGCACCTTGAGAAAGCCGGCCGGCCCGCCACGATGCTGGATGTAGGGTTGGCCATCGCCATTGGCCGTCGACAGGAAGACGCTGGTCTGCATCTCGATGAAAGCGGCAAGGTCCGGCGTGATGACGGCTTGCCAGCCACCACGCTCCTCGACCCGGGCGTAAGACTGGCGCGAACCCTTGCGCGCCTGGATCGCCTTGACGGTCGGCGTGAAGGCGACGTCACTGGTGAAAGCATGCGCGTTCATCGAAAGCCTCCTTGCGGGATGGCGCTAGAGCCCGAGCGCCGACAATGTCGGGTGATCATCCGGGCGGCGCCCGAGTGGCCAGTGATATTTGCGGTCGGCTTCCGCGATCGGCAGGTCGTTGATGCTGGCGATGCGCAGGCGCATCAGCCCGTGCTCGTCGAACTCCCAGTTCTCATTGCCGTAGCTGCGGAACCAGGAGCCGCTGTCGTCGTGCCATTCATAGGCGAAGCGCACGGCGATGCGGTTGCCGTGGAAGGCCCAGACCTCCTTGATCAGCCGGTAGTCGAGCTCGCGGCTCCATTTGCGCGTCAGGAAGGCCTGGATGGCATCGCGGCCTTGCAGGAATTCGGCGCGGTTGCGCCAGCGGCTCTCGGTCGTATAGGCGAGCGCGACCCGTGCCGGATCGCGCGAATTCCAGGCATCCTCGGCCATCCGCGCCTTTTGCGCTGCGGTCTCGGCGGTGAAAGGCGGAAGCGGCGGGCGGCTTTCAGACATGGGAATCCTCTACGGTATGAAGGGCGGGACCGGCGGACACCGCCAGCCCTTTCCGGATTCACGCAGCATCGCGGACAGAAACAACCGGAAAATCGATCTCGGTCTGGGCAACTTCATTGATATAGTTGGTCCAGACGTTCAGGGCGACATGCTGGACGATCTCGACGATCTGTCCGTCGTCATAACCCGCCAGCCTCACGGCAGAGAGATCCTCATCGCTGACATGCCCGCGGCTCTGCGCAACCTTGGCGGCAAAACGCACCGCCGCGGCGGCCTTGGGGTCCGTGGAGCCACCGTGGCGGTTGGCGAGCATTTCGGCATCGTCGAGCCGGGCGAGGTTCTTGCCAAGGTAGGTGTGTGCGGACAGGCAGTAGCTGCAGCCATTGATCTCGGCGACCGCCAGCGCAATGCGCTCGCGTGTGGGTGCAGGCAACCGACCCTTGGCCAACGCCCCCGACATGGCGACATAGCCTTCGAGCGCGGCTGGACTGTTGGCGATCATGCGAAACAGGTTCGGCACGACACCAAGCTGCTTCTCGACAGCCTGCAGCACGGGTTGCGTTGCTGTGGGAGCAGCGGCGATGGACGATGGCGTGGTGATGCGCGGCATTGCGATTTCCTTGTTGGTCACGCCGCTTATTTGCACTCTTCCACTTGCCGGATGTAGATGGCATATTTGCAATTAATCCTTCCAATTTCCGGAAGAAATAATGGATCGCCTCGAGGCCATGTCCCTTTTCGTCGCGACGGTGGAGACCGGTAGCCTTTCCGCCGCCGCACGCCGCTCGGGCGTTCCACTTGCGACCGTCAGCCGCAAGATCTCAGATCTGGAACGGTATCTGCAGACACGTCTGCTGAACCGCTCGACACGCCGGCTGACGCTGACCGACGCGGGCGACGCCTATCTTGCCGCCTGCCGCCGCATTCTCGACGAGGTCGGCGAGGCCGAACGCGTCGCCGGCGGCGAATACAGCGCTCCGACCGGCGAACTGATCATCACCGCGCCGATCGTCTTCGGCCGGCTTCACGTGCTGCCGATCGTCACCGCGTTCCTCTCCACCTACCCGCAAGTGGATATCCGCCTGACGCTCGGCGACAGGATAAGCCAGTTGGCGGAGGAGCATATCGATCTCGCCATCCGCATCGGCCGGCTGCCGGACTCGCGCATGCTCGCGACCAGGGTCGGTTCGATCAGGCATGTCGTCTGCGCAAGTCCGGCTTATCTCGCCGAGCACGCGGCTCCGAAAATCCCGAAAGACCTTGAGACGCACAGCTGCATCACCTTCGAAGGCCTTGGCTCACTCGCCACATGGACCTTCTCAGTGGAAAAGGCTGACGTTCCCGTCCCTGTCCGCTCCAGGCTCCGGGTCAACACCGCCGAGGCCGCGATCGATGCCGCTATTGCAGGTGTCGGGATGACGCGCGTGCTTTCCTACCAGATCGTCGCTGCTGTGCGCTCAGGGACACTCTGCTCGGTACTCGGGGAATTCGAACCGGAGCCGTGGCCGGTAAACCTGGTGCACGCCGGCCAGGGCCGGCTACCGGTGAAACTGCGCGCCTTCCTCGATTTCGCCGCCCCACGCCTGAGGGAACGCCTGGCACAGGCGACCTGGTAGAGTGAGCCGCATCGCCCTGTTTCCTTTTTGCCGCTGCTTGGTGTAACCAACGCACACCTCCTCACCGGACCTCCCCCATGCTCTATGTCAGATCGCTGGCGTTCAACTTCGTCTTCTACGTCAATCTGATCGTCCAGATGATCCTCTGGACCCCGTATTATTTCCTGTCGCCCCGCCACCGTGCCTGGTTCGTGCCGAAATTCTGGTCGCGCAGTTGCATGTGGCTCTATGACAAGATCGCAGGCACCAAGAGCGACATCACCGGGCAGGAAAACCTGCCCGAAGGCTCCTTCATCCTGGCGCCCAAGCACCAGTCCTTCTGGGACGCAATCGCCTTCTTCCCCTTTCTTCAGGACCCGCTCTACATCCTCAAGCGCGAGCTGACCTGGATCCCGTTCTTCGGCTGGTACATCATGAAGATGCGCATGATCCCGGTCGATCGCGGCAGCCGCTCCAAAGCCCTGAAGGCTGTGGTCGCGGCGACCAAGGCAGAGATGGCGCGCAACCCGCGCCAGCTGATCATCTATCCCGAGGGCACGCGCCGGGCGCCCGGCGACGAGCCGGCCTACAAATACGGCATCGTCGAAATCTACGCGCAGCTCGGCGTTCCGGTGGTGCCGGTCGCCCATGTCGCCGGCCTCTATTGGCCGCGCCGCAAGTTCCTGCGGTACCCCGGCACCATCAAGGCGCGTTTTCTGCCGCCGATTCCGCCGGGCCTCGGCAAGGACGAGTTCATGGCGCGGCTGATCGGCGAGACGGAAGCCGCTTGCGACCAGATGCTCGTCGAGGCATCCCGCGCGCCCAGCCCTCCGGCCTTCCCGCCGACTGCGGTGAAGCGGCTGCGGGAGCTCGGCGCGAAGGCCTGAAGGCCCTTCGGCCAGGCAATCAGCCGTAGACAGCCAGGACCGTGGTCAGCACCAGCGTCGCGGCGAAGACCAGATTGATGATGCGCGAGGCAACAGGCCTGCGCAGGAAGCGCGCGAACGCGGCACCGCCAAGCAGCCACACCGCATGGATGACAGCGATCATTCCCGCCAGAACCGTCAGCTTCAGCCAAAGGCCGAGCTCGACACCGCCTTGGTTAGACGAGGCGCCGGCAAACACGGCGGCGATCGCCACATAGGCTTTGGGGTTGGCGACCGCCAGCAGAAACCCGGCCAGCCAGGTCGGGCGCGAAGCCTCGGCCGTGCGTGCCGCCAGCGGCGGCGCCGTGGCGATCTTGAAAGCGAGATAGAGAATGTAGGCGGCGGACGCGACAACCAGCACTGGCGCCAACCTCGGCATCGACCCGAGTACCGCCATGATCCCGGTCGCCACGACCAGCAAGACGGCGGCAGTGCCAACAACGATCCCCAAGGTGTAGCGCAGCGAATCGCGCAGGCCGAAGGCGGCGCCGACAGCGGTGACGCTTATCGTTGCCGGACCTGGACTGCCCATGACCACAGTGGCGGCCAGTACCAGCGCCAGCAGCGGTCGCCAAAGCTGCGGCTGCGAAAGAAGCGGCTCCGTCATTGCACCCTCTGCCTTGCCACGAGCGAAGGACGCTATGGCAAGACAGGAGCGTGGTCTTGGACGTTCGTGCGTAGAGTGGGGCCGAAGCCTCAGCTGCTCGCCCGATCGAGCTCTGCCATGTCATCGGCGGTCAGTTTCAACGAAGCCGACTTGATCAGACTGTCCATCTGCTCAGGCTTGGTGGCGCTGGCGATCGGCGCGGTGACACCCGGCCGCGCGATAACCCAGGCAAGCGCCACTTCCGCCTGCTTGGCCGAATGCCTGGCCGACACCGCGTCGAGCGCTGCCAGGATGCGCATGCCGCGCGCGTTGAGATAGTCCTTCACCCCGCCGCCGCGCTCGCTTTGGCCAAGATCGGCTTCGCTGCGGTATTTGCCACTCAGGAAACCCTTGGCCAGGCTGAAATAGGTGATGACGCCGATATCCTCGGCCACGCAGAGATCGCGCAACGGCCCATCGAAGGACGAGCGGTCGTAGAGATTGTATTCCGGCTGCAAAACCTCATAACGCGGCAGGCTGCGCAGGCTCGCCACATCGAGTGCGGCTCGCAACTGGCCCGCGTCGAGGTTCGAGCAGCCGACATGGCGGACCTTGCCCTTGGCGAGCAGTTTTTCGTAGGCGCCGAGGGTTTCCTCGTAGGGCGTGGTCGGATCCGGCCAGTGCGACAGATAGAGGTCGATGACATCGGTCTGCAGCCGCTTCAGCGAGGCATCGACGGCCTTTTCGATATAGGCGGCGGACAGGTCCCTGTGCCCCTGCCCCATATCCGAGCCGACCTTGGTGATCACCACGACCTTGTCGCGGTTGCCACGGTCCTTCATCCAGCTGCCGATGATGGTTTCCGATTCGCCGCCCTTGTTGCCCGGCACCCAGCGCGAATAGGCGTCGGCCGTATCGATGGCGTTGAGACCGCCGCCGACGAAGCGGTCGAGCAGGTCGAAAGAAGTCTTCTCATCGGCGGTCCAGCCGAAGACGTTGCCGCCCAGAACCAGCGGCGCGATGGAAAGGTCGGTGCGACCGAGACGGCGTTTCTGCAAGACGGATCTCCGTGATGATTTCGACCGGGCGGAAGCCGCCCGCTGGTTGGGTTCGGGGCCTAAGCTAGGTCTTGCCTCGCCGAGGTCAAAGGCCTGGCCGCGTTTTTCCGCAGAGCCAGCGCTTCACAAAGGCGCTATCCCCCGTGCCACTTCTTCCAGCCAATGGTCGCGGATGCCTAGCGCCTCCAGATGCTTCAGCGTGCTGAGAACGTAATCCTCGTTGCCGCCGGATTGGCCGACCGCGCCGCGCACCACCGCCGCCGCATGCGCGGCGTCCAGCCCGCCGGCATATTGCTCATGCTTGCGGTCGACGATGTAGGCCACCGCTTCGACCGTTCCGCCGCCGTCGAGGCGGACCTTGAGCGTGCGCTCGAGATAGACTGATGTGACGAGTTCGCGCTCGCGCAGATAGGCGATGACCTCGTCGCGCAATTCGCCGGGCACACGGAAACCTAGGCCGACACAGGAGCCGCCATGGTCGAGGCCGAGCACCAGTCCGGGCCGCTGGCGCGTGCCGCGGTGCACGAAGGAATAGACGCAGAGCGAGCGGCGGTAGCCGTGCAAATGGGCGCGCCGCGTCTCGACATGCGCGAAACCCGGCCGCCAGATCAGCGAGCCATAGCCAAACACCCAAAAATCGCCCATATCGCCGCGCCTGATTGCAAAAAGAATGGCACCACCGCACCGGAACCGGTGTTTTTTCCGTCCGTCCCCGGCTACCTATTCGCCAATGTCTACTTGGTTGTCGGAATCGAAGGTCCGTCCACCAACATCCATGCGTTAATGAGAGCCAAAGCATGACGTCAAGTGACGAACGCCAACCAAAGTCCCGCCGCGGCCTGTTCTGGCTTGTGGCGTTCATCGTTGTGCTGTTCGCCATTTACAGCGGTGGCTGGTTCTACTTGGCCAACAGGGTCAGGGCTGAAGCCGACAAGGCGGTCGCCACGCTCAACAAGGATGGCGTCCAGGCCGGCTGCGCCAATCTCCAGGTCAGCGGCTATCCCTTGAGCTTCTCCGTCTCCTGCGACAACCTCGCCTACGAGGACGATGCCAGGAACATCGCGGCTTCGGCCGGCTCCTTCAATGCCGTCGCCCAGATCATCCAGCCTTTGTCGCCGGTCGCCGATCTGCGCGGCCCGCTCAGGACCTCCGTCCCCGGCATGGTGCCGCTGTGGATCGACTGGGACAATCTGCAGGCCAAGGTCAAACTGTCATGGCCGCTGCCGCAGCGCATCGCGCTGCAGGCGGAAGGGCTGTCCGGGCAGACCGATCCGGCCGACGACACCGATCCGGTGGAACTGTTCAGCGCCGGCAGGGCCGCCGGCCAGCTGCAGCCCAATGGTCAGGACGTCGACTATATCGGAAGCTTTACCGATCTGGAGATCGACCCGGATGCGATCGGCGGGCGCGTGCTGCCGGCGCTCGATGCCAGCGGCGACGCCACGCTGAAGAATGGTGTCGCGCTGATTGGAACGCAGGTGAAGAGCCTGCGCGGCCAGAAGGTCGAGATTCGCAACCTCGATCTGTCCTCCGGCACGGCACGGGTCACCGTTTCCGGACCGCTGTCGGTGGACGCTGAGGGTCTGGTCGACGCCGATCTGATGATCCGGATCAAGGATCCCAAGGCCGTGGCAACCATCCTTGCCGGAGCCATACCCGAGCAGAAGAATGCGATCGAGCAGGGCTTTGCCGCGCTGGCTATGCTCGGCAGCGAACCGTCGATGCCGCTGAAAGTCATCAAGGGCAAGGCCTCGCTCGGCTTCATCCCACTCGGCAAGATCAAGCCGGTGCAATAACCGGCCATGGCAAAACCCCCGAGGCTCCTCAGCGTCGGCGCGCTGACGCTGGACACCATCCTGCGTGTCGAGACGCTGCCCACGCATCAGGGAAAGTTCATCGCCGCCGATGGCGTGCAGATCGCTTCCGGCATGGCGACGAGCGCCGCTTGCGCCGCGCATCGCCTGGGCGCCGACGTGTCGCTATGGGCGAGCGCCGGCGACGATGCGGTCGGCGATCAGCTGGTCGCCGGAATCGAGGCCGAGGGTGTCGATTGCAGCTATGTCCGCCGCGTCAGCGGCGCGCGCTCGGCATTGGCCTCGATCCTGATCGACGCCCATGGCGAGCGCATCATCGTGCCTTTCTACGACAGGCTGGCCCAGACCGATCCCGAGGCTTTGCCTTTCGCAGACATCACGGCATTCGATGCCGTGCTGGTCGACGTGCGCTGGCCGGGTGCAGCGACACTTGCCCTCAAGGCGGCGCACGCCGCCAACCGGCCGGCGATCCTCGATGCCGATACCGCGCCGCTGGCGGTGCTGGAGCAGTTGCTGCCGCTGGCCTCGCACATCGTCGCCTCCGAGCCGGCCGTCCGTATCATATGCGGCCATGCGCTGGATCTTGAGACCGCCTGCACCGACATGGCCTCCCGCACCGATGCCTTCGTTGCGATCACCGGCGGCGCGGCGGGCACCTGGTGGTTCGATCGGGAAGCGGGATCATCCCGTCATGTCGCGGCGCCAAAGATCAAGGCGGTCGACACGCTCGCCGCAGGTGACGTCTTTCACGGCGCTTTTGCCGTCGGGCTGGCCGAAGCCATGCCGGTCGAGCAGGCCTTGCGCTTTGCCAGTGCCGCCGCCGCGCTCAAATGCCAACGCTTCGGCGGCAGGCTCGGCGCTCCGGACCGGGCCGAGACGCTGGCGATGGTCGCGGCAACCTGGCCCGAAACAGCCTAGTTCTTCGACGGGTGCTCGACCGCCTGACGGCCAAAATCGGGCACATCGATGTCCTGGCCGGCCTCGATGATCGAGCGGCGCACCGCGCGGGTGCGGGTGAACAGGTCGAACAGCTTGTCGCCGTCACCCCAGCGGATCGCCCGCTGCAGGAAGGCTAGATCTTCCGAAAACCGCGCCAGCATCTCGAGGATAGCGTCCTTGTTGTGCAGGCAGACATCCCGCCACATCGTCGGGTCGGAGGCGGCCAAACGCGTGAAGTCGCGAAAGCCGGAGGCGGAATATTTGATGACTTCCGTCTTGGTCACCGATTCCAGATCGTCGGCGGTGCCGACGATGTTGTAGGCGATGATGTGCGGCAGATGCGAGACGATGGCCAGCGTCATGTCGTGATGCTGCGGATCCATCGTGTCGATGTTGGCGCCACAGCGGCGCCAGAATTCCGACAGCCGCTCGAGCGCATCCGGATCGGTGTCCGGTAGCGGCGTGAAGATGCACCAGCGATTGTCGAACAGATCGGCAAAACCGGCATCCGGTCCGGATTTTTCCGTGCCCGCCAGCGGATGGCCGGGAATGAAATGGACGCCGTCAGGCACGTGCGGCTGCATCTGCGCGATGACGGAGGCCTTGGTCGAGCCGACATCGGTGAGGATCGCCCCCTTCTTCAGCGCCGGCGCGATTTCCTCAGCCACCGCGCCGGACGAGCCGACCGGCACCGAGACGATGACAAGATCGGCATCGCGGACCGCTTCCTTCGCGTCGGTCGTGTAGGAATCGCCCAGTCCAAGCTGCTGCGCCCGCTTCAGCGTCGCGGCGCTGCGGGTGGAGATGGCGACGTGACCGGCCAGGCCTTCGCGCCGGATGACACGGGCCAGCGACGAGCCGATCAGGCCGATGCCGACCAGCGCGATCTTTTCAAACATCGGTGATGTCATGGTGTGCAGCTTTCGGGCGTTCTAACTTTTCAAGAATGTCGTGAGCGCGGCGACAACGCCGCGATTGGCCTCTTCGGTGCCGACTGTCATGCGCAGCGCGTTGGGAAAGCCATAGCCGGAAACGCGCCGCAGTATGTAGCCCCGCGCGGTCAGATAGTCGTCCGCTGCAGCCGCCGAATGCTTCTGATCGTCGGGAAAATGAATGAGTAGGAAATTTCCGACGCTGGGCGTCACCCGCAGCCCGAGCCCGGTCATTTGTTCGCTCAGCCAGGCGAGCCAGGTCTCGTTATGCGCCACGCTGCGCTCGACATGGGCGCGGTCGCGGATCGCGGCGATACCAGCCTCGATCGCCGTCGCATTGACGTTGAAGGGACCGCGCACGCGGTTGATGGCGTCGACAATGTGCATCGGGCCATACATCCAGCCGATCCGCGCTCCACCGAGGCCGATCTTGGAGAAGGTGCGCGTCATCACCACGTTCTCGGCGCCGCCGACCAGCTCGATCCCGGCCTCATAGTCGT contains these protein-coding regions:
- a CDS encoding cell division ATP-binding protein FtsE gives rise to the protein MIRFENVGLRYGMGPEILRDISLHIPERSFQFLSGPSGAGKTTLLRLLFMSLKPTRGLITIFGKDRSRISRTELPHLRRRIGVVFQDFRLLDHMTTYENVALPLRVRGREEASYRTDVTELLKWVGLGERMHVLPPVLSGGEKQRAAIARALIEQPEILLADEPTGNVDPPLARRLLRLFIELNRLGTAVVIATHDLGLMEQVDARRMILAGGRLDIYD
- a CDS encoding cell division protein FtsX, yielding MTDLSAEHLEQHEQDAEAAEARPRAQRRMAPIVPAQNIAGRALVLVIAIMTFLSCLTFGAVTLVRDTASVWENQISREATIQIKPADGVDMEAALAQASQIAGEFPGVKSTRIIDREATARLLEPWLGSGLNIDELPVPRLIIVTIDENSPPDFAAMRAAITPKLPSASLDDHRTWVDRLVAMARTTVTIGIAVLALMLSATVLTVVFATRGAMAGNGHIIEVLHFVGAEAAFIAREFRRHFLVTGMKGAAAGGAAAVLVFIVFSWWSSRNMATPQADQATALFGNFAIGSAGYLGVVLMVLVIGALTAATSHATVVAYLSDIDVRQPDA
- a CDS encoding pyridoxamine 5'-phosphate oxidase-like FMN-binding protein, producing MNAHAFTSDVAFTPTVKAIQARKGSRQSYARVEERGGWQAVITPDLAAFIEMQTSVFLSTANGDGQPYIQHRGGPAGFLKVLDEKTIGFADFSGNRQFITQGNLADNPRAFLFLIDYMLRQRIKIWGTARVVEGDAELMAKLMPQDYKARPEQVILFTVSAWDSNCPQHIPQRFEAADVAAALGERDRRIQQLEQEVARLKGMSGAAAKD
- a CDS encoding response regulator receiver domain-containing protein encodes the protein MAEDAWNSRDPARVALAYTTESRWRNRAEFLQGRDAIQAFLTRKWSRELDYRLIKEVWAFHGNRIAVRFAYEWHDDSGSWFRSYGNENWEFDEHGLMRLRIASINDLPIAEADRKYHWPLGRRPDDHPTLSALGL
- a CDS encoding alkylhydroperoxidase — translated: MPRITTPSSIAAAPTATQPVLQAVEKQLGVVPNLFRMIANSPAALEGYVAMSGALAKGRLPAPTRERIALAVAEINGCSYCLSAHTYLGKNLARLDDAEMLANRHGGSTDPKAAAAVRFAAKVAQSRGHVSDEDLSAVRLAGYDDGQIVEIVQHVALNVWTNYINEVAQTEIDFPVVSVRDAA
- a CDS encoding LysR family transcriptional regulator translates to MDRLEAMSLFVATVETGSLSAAARRSGVPLATVSRKISDLERYLQTRLLNRSTRRLTLTDAGDAYLAACRRILDEVGEAERVAGGEYSAPTGELIITAPIVFGRLHVLPIVTAFLSTYPQVDIRLTLGDRISQLAEEHIDLAIRIGRLPDSRMLATRVGSIRHVVCASPAYLAEHAAPKIPKDLETHSCITFEGLGSLATWTFSVEKADVPVPVRSRLRVNTAEAAIDAAIAGVGMTRVLSYQIVAAVRSGTLCSVLGEFEPEPWPVNLVHAGQGRLPVKLRAFLDFAAPRLRERLAQATW
- a CDS encoding 1-acyl-sn-glycerol-3-phosphate acyltransferase, which translates into the protein MLYVRSLAFNFVFYVNLIVQMILWTPYYFLSPRHRAWFVPKFWSRSCMWLYDKIAGTKSDITGQENLPEGSFILAPKHQSFWDAIAFFPFLQDPLYILKRELTWIPFFGWYIMKMRMIPVDRGSRSKALKAVVAATKAEMARNPRQLIIYPEGTRRAPGDEPAYKYGIVEIYAQLGVPVVPVAHVAGLYWPRRKFLRYPGTIKARFLPPIPPGLGKDEFMARLIGETEAACDQMLVEASRAPSPPAFPPTAVKRLRELGAKA
- a CDS encoding aldo/keto reductase, encoding MQKRRLGRTDLSIAPLVLGGNVFGWTADEKTSFDLLDRFVGGGLNAIDTADAYSRWVPGNKGGESETIIGSWMKDRGNRDKVVVITKVGSDMGQGHRDLSAAYIEKAVDASLKRLQTDVIDLYLSHWPDPTTPYEETLGAYEKLLAKGKVRHVGCSNLDAGQLRAALDVASLRSLPRYEVLQPEYNLYDRSSFDGPLRDLCVAEDIGVITYFSLAKGFLSGKYRSEADLGQSERGGGVKDYLNARGMRILAALDAVSARHSAKQAEVALAWVIARPGVTAPIASATKPEQMDSLIKSASLKLTADDMAELDRASS
- a CDS encoding cation transport protein, which translates into the protein MGDFWVFGYGSLIWRPGFAHVETRRAHLHGYRRSLCVYSFVHRGTRQRPGLVLGLDHGGSCVGLGFRVPGELRDEVIAYLRERELVTSVYLERTLKVRLDGGGTVEAVAYIVDRKHEQYAGGLDAAHAAAVVRGAVGQSGGNEDYVLSTLKHLEALGIRDHWLEEVARGIAPL
- a CDS encoding sugar kinase translates to MAKPPRLLSVGALTLDTILRVETLPTHQGKFIAADGVQIASGMATSAACAAHRLGADVSLWASAGDDAVGDQLVAGIEAEGVDCSYVRRVSGARSALASILIDAHGERIIVPFYDRLAQTDPEALPFADITAFDAVLVDVRWPGAATLALKAAHAANRPAILDADTAPLAVLEQLLPLASHIVASEPAVRIICGHALDLETACTDMASRTDAFVAITGGAAGTWWFDREAGSSRHVAAPKIKAVDTLAAGDVFHGAFAVGLAEAMPVEQALRFASAAAALKCQRFGGRLGAPDRAETLAMVAATWPETA
- a CDS encoding cyclohexadienyl dehydrogenase, whose product is MFEKIALVGIGLIGSSLARVIRREGLAGHVAISTRSAATLKRAQQLGLGDSYTTDAKEAVRDADLVIVSVPVGSSGAVAEEIAPALKKGAILTDVGSTKASVIAQMQPHVPDGVHFIPGHPLAGTEKSGPDAGFADLFDNRWCIFTPLPDTDPDALERLSEFWRRCGANIDTMDPQHHDMTLAIVSHLPHIIAYNIVGTADDLESVTKTEVIKYSASGFRDFTRLAASDPTMWRDVCLHNKDAILEMLARFSEDLAFLQRAIRWGDGDKLFDLFTRTRAVRRSIIEAGQDIDVPDFGRQAVEHPSKN